The genomic region CAAGCCGGATTTGAACAGAATCAGCTGGAATATCCGATACTCATGCAAGGCGAACGTTCGCGTACCGAATTGCTTGAACAATTCCGCTCGCTAGGCAATGCGGTATTACTGGGCAGTCAAAGTTTTTGGGAGGGGGTCGATGTCAAGGGCGATGCGTTATCATTGGTCATCATCGACAAACTGCCCTTCGCCCCGCCGGATGATCCGGTATTGTCCGCACGCATTCAGCAAATCAATCAATCCGGCGGCAATGCATTCATGGAATACCAGCTCCCGCATGCGGTGATTACCCTGAAACAGGGGGCAGGCCGCTTAATTCGAGACGAAACGGATCAAGGCGTATTGGTGATCTGCGACCCGCGTCTGGTGTCCAAACCTTACGGACGCCGTATCTGGCAAAGCCTGCCGCCGATGAAACGCAGTCGCGATGCGGATGAAGTGATTGCATTCCTCCGGCAGATGCGACAAACACCACCTTAAAAATCGCGCAGACAGGTTACCGCATCCTGCAAGCGTTCAACCCCGATCACCTCCATGCCGGCAATTACCTGCCGCGGTTTATTGGCATTAGGTACGATAGCCCGCGTAAAACCCAGCTTGGCCGCTTCTTTCAAGCGTTCCTGACCGCGTTGTACCGGTCGGATTTCTCCCGCCAGACCAACTTCGCCAAACACCACAACTTTATCCGGTATCGCCTTGTTTTTGAAAGAGGATACTATCGCCAGCAATAGCGGCAAATCAGCAGCCGGCTCGTTGATGCGCACGCCGCCGACCGCATTGATGAACACATCCTGATCGTAGCAGGCCAGGCCCGCATGGCGGTGCAGCACCGCCAACAACATCGCCAGACGGTTCTGTTCCAGCCCTACCGATAAGCGACGAGGATTCGGGGATGGCGAAGATTCAACCAGTGCCTGTATTTCCACCAATAGCGGGCGTGTTCCTTCTTGTGTCACCATCACACAGGAACCGGGTACATCGGCGCGATGTCCGGACAGAAATATCGCGGACGGATTGGATACGCCTTTCAGCCCCTTATCCGTCATCGCAAACACACCCAGTTCATTGACCGCGCCGAAACGATTCTTGAATGCACGTACCAGACGGAAAGTGGAGCTGGTATCGCCTTCAAAATACAGCACTGTATCCACGATATGCTCCAGCACACGCGGCCCTGCCAATGCACCTTCTTTGGTCACATGCCCGACCAGAAAAATCACGGTTCCGGATTGTTTGGCAAAGCGGGTCAATTGCGCGGCGCACTCCCGCACTTGTGCGACCGATCCTGGTGCAGATTGCAATCCTTCCGAATAAATTGTCTGGATGGAATCAATTACCGCAATAAATGGCTGATGCTCCTGCAATGTCGCCAGGATCTTTTCCAACTGTATTTCGGCCAGCAATTGCAGATTATCCGCATCCAGCTGCAAACGATGCGCCCGCAAGGCAATCTGGCGAGCGGATTCCTCGCCACTGACATACAGCGTC from Sulfuriferula sp. AH1 harbors:
- the radA gene encoding DNA repair protein RadA, with translation MAKPKILYTCTECGGSSSKWQGQCSHCSAWNTLVETVTELVAPPRYSALSVVSQIQSLASVEAVEDERVETSISELDRVLGGGVVKGGVVLIGGDPGVGKSTLLLQALTAMSETHKTLYVSGEESARQIALRAHRLQLDADNLQLLAEIQLEKILATLQEHQPFIAVIDSIQTIYSEGLQSAPGSVAQVRECAAQLTRFAKQSGTVIFLVGHVTKEGALAGPRVLEHIVDTVLYFEGDTSSTFRLVRAFKNRFGAVNELGVFAMTDKGLKGVSNPSAIFLSGHRADVPGSCVMVTQEGTRPLLVEIQALVESSPSPNPRRLSVGLEQNRLAMLLAVLHRHAGLACYDQDVFINAVGGVRINEPAADLPLLLAIVSSFKNKAIPDKVVVFGEVGLAGEIRPVQRGQERLKEAAKLGFTRAIVPNANKPRQVIAGMEVIGVERLQDAVTCLRDF